From the genome of Methanobacterium sp. Maddingley MBC34:
GATGTTAATGAAATTTTTTTAATTTAATTTTGAAGTTAATCTAATTATTTTTGAACTTAATAAATGCAACGGTATAATCAAGTCTTTTTTTATAATCACATAATAAAAGGCAGTAAATGGGCAACAATTCCCCCTACCACTACCGCTGTGACTAAATTTGCAGTACAAATCACACCAGCAGATTTCACTCCAAACTCCCTGATGAGTATGCTGATTGTGGATAAACATGGAATGTACAACATTCCAATTAATGCCAGGACAATGAACTGCACTGGAGTTAATGCCAGGGCAAGGTTGGTACCCACAAATGAAACCAGAGTTAATAGCACGAACTCTTTACGCACAATTCCCACAATTAATAATATTCCTGCAAATACAGGAAGTCCCAGCCAGCCCACAGTTAAAGGTGCCATAAAATTACTTATGGGTCCCAATACACCTAGAACATAGAATAACTGAATCAAAGCACTTCCAAGAATGAATATAGGGAATACCAGATATGTTAATGATTTTACACGATTCCAGGTTTGTTTAAGAATTACTGATGATGTGGGTAGTCTCAGAGAATGCATTTCCATTATTAGTCCAGTTCGTTCACCAGGCATGGCTTTGAGGGCTAGTTTCCCCATTACAAATATTATCACTATATCCAGGACGTAAAGGGCAAGAGCCCACCAGATACTGACAAAAACCGCCACAAGACTCAGAATAATAATAGTTCTGGCAGAGCAGGGGGCGAATGTTATGGCAAATGCTGCCAGTAATCTTTCTCTCTTTGTTTCCAGAATTTTAGTGCTGTCAATGGCCGGGACACTGCATCCATAACCCAGTATGAGTGGGATCAGTGCCTTACCATGCAGACCGATTTTTTGCATGAAACTATCCATCATGAAAGCTACACGGGTTAGGAGGCCTGAATTTTCAATGTAAGCTAGCATAATATAGAATGGAATCACAAAGGGTACTATCAAAGTTAGTCCTGCAACCAGACCGCCAAATGCCCCGTTCCATATCACTGCAAATATTGGGCCAGATAATGTGGGATCTACTGGTTGAAAAAAGCTCAATGCATTGGTGATTAGATCTGAGAGGAAATTTCCTATAATGAAAGTCCACACTAAAAGTCCAATTATTACCAGTGCTGATGTGAAATAACCATAC
Proteins encoded in this window:
- a CDS encoding ferrous iron transporter FeoB (PFAM: Ferrous iron transport protein B; Ferrous iron transport protein B C terminus; Nucleoside recognition~TIGRFAM: ferrous iron transporter FeoB; small GTP-binding protein domain), yielding MVKLPECIEKSNYEKTVSSAPDKNGISSQPDDITIALAGNANVGKSVIFNYLTGSDQVVGNWPGKTVDRAEGNLHYQGQNIHIIDLPGIYSFSTFSMEEIVSREYIAHEKPDVVINVLDASVLERNLFFTLQLMEMDVPMVVCVNQMDIARAKGFEIDTKKLEKALGVSVVPTVAIHGEGLQKLIKNAVNIARNKKKPEISPEYGGEVEKAVKQLQTFLESENIDVGYSNRWVSFKLLENDPEINKQVESISERAIHLANYLALELEQIHNEPSFSIMASERYSLANRIAAGAQKQSEYKITFSEKLDKILIHPLYGYFTSALVIIGLLVWTFIIGNFLSDLITNALSFFQPVDPTLSGPIFAVIWNGAFGGLVAGLTLIVPFVIPFYIMLAYIENSGLLTRVAFMMDSFMQKIGLHGKALIPLILGYGCSVPAIDSTKILETKRERLLAAFAITFAPCSARTIIILSLVAVFVSIWWALALYVLDIVIIFVMGKLALKAMPGERTGLIMEMHSLRLPTSSVILKQTWNRVKSLTYLVFPIFILGSALIQLFYVLGVLGPISNFMAPLTVGWLGLPVFAGILLIVGIVRKEFVLLTLVSFVGTNLALALTPVQFIVLALIGMLYIPCLSTISILIREFGVKSAGVICTANLVTAVVVGGIVAHLLPFIM